One region of Streptomyces davaonensis JCM 4913 genomic DNA includes:
- a CDS encoding transposase produces the protein MESMGKKKPRPRRSFTPEFKAEIVELCRRGDRSVGQIAKDFDLTETAVRLWVSQAEVDAGERDGLTSSEREELAALRRENRRLREDVDILKRATAFFAKETR, from the coding sequence ATGGAGAGCATGGGGAAGAAGAAGCCTCGGCCTCGCCGTTCGTTCACGCCGGAGTTCAAGGCCGAGATCGTCGAGCTGTGCCGACGCGGTGACCGCTCAGTCGGTCAGATCGCCAAGGACTTCGACCTGACAGAGACCGCGGTGCGGCTGTGGGTCAGCCAGGCCGAGGTCGACGCAGGCGAACGCGATGGCCTTACCAGCAGTGAACGCGAGGAACTGGCCGCGTTGCGGCGGGAGAACCGCCGGCTGCGCGAAGACGTCGACATCCTCAAGCGGGCCACGGCTTTCTTCGCGAAGGAGACCCGGTGA
- a CDS encoding IS3 family transposase, protein MTVHPFIEAEKRDGHSVKRACELLQVSRTAFYARRSGTPGPRAVRDAVLTGQITKVHARSRGTYGAPRIHAVLKREGAVCGRRRIARLMRAAGLEGRHRRRRHLTTIPDPRAANRPDLILRQFDPDPAGVDTRWCGDITYVPTGEGWLYLATVIDIASRRVIGWATADHLRTDLVADALMAACRQRRPTRPVIFHSDRGCQYTSHQFACVATEFGVRLSVGRTGQCWDNALAESFFATIKREVLDTSTWPSRAAARTAIFDFIEGWYNLHRLHSSLGYRSPVEYETALAA, encoded by the coding sequence GTGACGGTGCACCCGTTCATCGAGGCGGAGAAGCGAGACGGTCACAGCGTCAAGCGCGCGTGTGAACTGCTGCAGGTCTCCCGAACCGCCTTCTATGCCCGCCGCAGCGGCACGCCCGGTCCGCGGGCGGTCCGGGACGCCGTACTGACCGGCCAGATCACCAAGGTCCACGCCAGGTCCCGAGGCACCTACGGCGCTCCACGCATCCACGCCGTCCTGAAACGCGAGGGTGCTGTCTGCGGACGCCGTCGCATCGCCAGACTGATGCGGGCGGCGGGCCTGGAGGGCCGCCACCGCAGACGACGGCACCTGACCACCATCCCCGACCCCCGCGCCGCCAACCGGCCCGATCTCATCCTGCGGCAGTTCGATCCCGACCCAGCAGGCGTCGACACCCGTTGGTGCGGCGACATCACCTACGTCCCCACCGGGGAGGGCTGGCTCTATCTGGCCACCGTCATCGACATCGCCTCCCGCCGGGTAATCGGCTGGGCAACGGCCGATCACCTGCGCACCGATCTGGTCGCTGACGCCCTCATGGCGGCCTGCCGACAGCGTCGTCCCACCCGGCCGGTGATCTTTCACTCGGATCGTGGCTGTCAGTACACCAGTCACCAATTCGCCTGCGTGGCAACGGAGTTCGGCGTCCGCCTGTCGGTCGGCCGGACCGGGCAGTGCTGGGACAACGCGCTCGCTGAGTCGTTCTTCGCCACGATCAAACGGGAGGTCCTCGACACGAGCACCTGGCCCAGCCGGGCCGCCGCCCGCACCGCGATCTTCGACTTCATCGAGGGCTGGTACAACTTGCACCGACTGCACAGCAGTCTCGGCTACCGAAGTCCCGTCGAATACGAGACCGCACTCGCGGCCTGA